GTTGAAAAGATATGATCGTTTATTTGGTGCAGTACCTGATACATTTAGATTAGGAGTACCAATGATCATATCAGGCGTATATGTCCTAACTATTCAATATTACTTTCTGAAGTGGCAGCTACGAAACCACGGAAATATTGCGGATTTTGATTGTGTAGGGTCTGGCGGACCGTACCGTTGAATCAATTTAGCTTCAAGCTATTAATACCAGTACTAAGACTCCGTAGCTCAGGCCACTTTTATCTTAGCCCATGTATAAGAATAAGAACAAGACCCAGAACCTGAGACAATTTCGTCAAGTCACCTTCTCTATATGCAAACGATTTCTTGCCCTGTGTAGCATCATCATGAGCCAAAAACCTATTCTGCTATTTGTCACAGGCGCGTGGCATCCCCCAAGTGCTACGACGCTCTCAAGACTGCTCTCATTGATTCGGGCTATGAGGTTGTTATTCCCAAGCTGCCCTCTGTAGGGCCTGATAGCCACGGAGTCACTTGGGAAGCAGACAAAGCTAAGATTATCAAAACTGCGGAGCCGTTCTTTGCTGAGGGGCAAACAGTTGTTCTTATTGCCCATTCATATGGAGGCATTCCCGCCACTGCGGCTACACAAGGACAGGGGATCCACGAGAGAGCAGAGGCAGGCCTGAAAGGAGGCTTTCAATCAATAATCTTCCTCGCTGCATTTGCTATCCCTGTCAAGGGCTGGGATCTCATTACTACATTTGGCGGATCTTACCCTGAATGGCTTCAAGCAGGCGAGAAATATGCAAAGGTATGCAATAAGCAACAATTTTCTGTTGGATTTTACTAACCCATATCAGAATCAGATCACCAACATGAAGTCAGAGCAAGCCCGAGATTGTGTTTATAGTGGCTGCTCCAAGGAAGTCATGAACGCTGCCTTGGAAGAAACGCAGCCACATTCCCAAGATGCCTTTGAGACAAGTCTGGACTTTATCGCCTCGGACATCACCATTCCCAAGACCTACATAATCTGTGAGAACGACCAGTTATTGTTGCTTCCTCTGCAGGAGCAGCTCGTTGATTCAACACCTGGTATGAAATCTGCAAGATTGGCGGCTGGTCACAGTCCATTTTTGGAAAAAACACAAGAAACTGTAGATGTGATTGTCAAGGTTCTACAGGGTTAGATGTAATTAAATGATCAGCATCCAATTAGATAATTTAGAACCTGCCCTCACTTGTCGTCTGTCATTCAATCATAAATCTTGATGGTTCTACAGTCTATCATGATACTACTCTGACCCCGAACTATCGTCATCCAAACAATGGAAAAATGTCTTGAACTCTATCTCGTGACATTGATACATCATAGTCAGGCAAAGTCAGCATGACCGATGACCCGAAATCTAGCACCAAATGGTAATGTATGCGTCATATGAAAGTCTTGGTAACTTAAACAATACCCAGAAATGCGGGGGTTTGGGGTATATAAACCCCCCGATGTTCCGGTTGAACCtccaagcttcttcttccttaaTAACCAACAACTCATAACTTGATATCATTTCAACTTTCCATCATCAAACATGGCTTGCGATTGCGGATCTTCTTGTAACTGCGGAGGAGCTAGCTCATGCAACTGTGGACAGAGCTGTACCTGCAAGGGTTGCGGTGTTAGTATTGACTGACAGGACTTGGGCTAGAAAATCACAACTAACTTGACAACAGAAATAAGCTGCACAAAATACGATTATTCGACCATGTACACCACCCAGCAAAGAATTAGGCAGATTGGTATCAAGGTTAGGGTCTCAATATAAACTGGTTTTATCAGCAATTCAATGCAGTGCAACACTGTGATCGTAAATCATATTATAAAAGAGGCAGTTGTAACATTCCTATACGCTATCGGGTAAATacatatactatatatagaggtAATCAGCCAGAGGAACTTCCTTCCCCTTCCATCTTGTATTCCGTCCGCTCCAGCCCATAGAAAAGTACAGCCTTGTCATGTCGCAAGGAGGCAAAGCGCTCTTCAATTAGTTCATCATTTGGGTCGCGGTTAGAGATATTACTACATGCAATGCAACAAAAGACTCGAGCGCGTTCCATTTTCCCCATTCGAGCGCGAAATGTCAGACTATGATTGGCTATAGGTATGTATACTAGTCATCGTGTTTCATTTATAGACTATTGTTACTGGGATGGGATGCTGAAAAGACTCGACAACCCTACTCCTGTTCAACCTCGCGCCAATCaaacacaagacaaggatgtcgagatgCAATCACCCTGCAATTTCAACCAGCACACATTGGTCCTAACAGTGATCGGCAAAATGTGCAACTTGTACCAGCGGCTGTGCCGTGCAAGGCATTCTCACGCcatatttataagttaaaaCAGTTTCCTTCTCTCAAAGGTCCGGTCCAATCCACCTCAGAGCACATCAAAATGGATTCCCATGGTAGTTCACGTCGCAACAGCGGCCAACATCCCGAAAACCTCCACACAAAACAACCCGAAGTCACCACTTTTTTAACAAAAGATGCACAAACAAAGTCGCACAATATGCAAACCCCCAAAATCAGCCCTGTGCGGTCCTGGTCTTGGGAAATTATATCACTTCTATTTGCCCTCGCACTCCTCGTCGCCATCATCGCAGTTCCAGCACATTATAATGACAAAGTTCTAAAACGATGGCCGTACGATATCAGTCTCAACACCACAATCGCCATTCTGAGCACCTTTATGCGGGCGTCTATGATGCTCGTTGTCGCTGAATTGATCGGGCAGATGGGATGGTACTCTCTACGAAAACCGCGTCCTGTTTCAGACCTTCACCACTTCGACAATGCGAGTCGAGGCATCCTTGGAGCTATAAAGCTGTTCTGGAATGTCCCTCCACGTCTCGCAAGCATCATCGCCgcaatcatcatcatcctttcACCCGCTATTGCACCATTTTCTCAGCAAGCTGTCAGGACTGTCCCTTGCTCACGCGAAGTCTCAGGTTCAGCTTCCTTGCCAATCTCACACTACGTCCCAGCTCCAGAGTCATCATATCGAGTCTCTTCCGCTCAACGCGAGATTTCAAACGATATGAAGGCTACCATGATTAATGGTCTTGTCAATCCCAACGGAAAAGACATAAATATCGAAGCTACATGCGCCAGTGGAAACTGCACCTTTGCAGAAAACTCACAAGGCGTGACCCATACCTCTGTTGCAATGTGTAGTTCATGTCTTGACACTACCGAGTTCATCAAGTTGAATATCACCAACGAGGAAACAGGCTATCCAATCGTCAACTATACTTTGCCAAACGGGCTATATTTTATTCCGATAAGAGGCCGGCTGTTGGATACTGCAACTGGAGACGTTGATTGGGCTCTTGGTGGAGTTGATTCTGATTTTGCAGAAATGACAAAAAGATCAATCACgaacttgaccatcttgacCTCGTCACAGAGTGCCTGCACAAACATATCCAGAAATGAAGCGGATTGTCCCGAGGATAGATTCACCAACGACCTACCGGAACCTAAGCACTACAGGGCGCAGAATGCAGTAGCCATGACCTGCGCGCTCTACCCTTGTCTAAAACATTACCACGCCCAGGTCAAGGTAGGAAAGCTCGAGGAGAAAGTTGTCAATAAAGAGCCGTTGACGCCTATTGAGATCAATTTGAACGACGAAGGAGGGGGAGCGGCCAAGAATATCAACCGAGTTACCGTCCAGTCGCCTTGTTTGGTTGATGGCGAGGAATACAACTTTGACAATTTCTCTCGCATGGCCGAATCCACAGAGGGCGCCTCAACAGTGGAGATTGACGGCAAAAATTATACCGCTCCGAACCAGTGCATATACGAATTTGGGTTTGGATACTCAATGGGCTTTGGGGCCTTCATGAGAGATACACTCTTTAATAGAGCCTGCAATGCAAGTTATATGGTAGGATCACCTGCAGATTGCGGCAGCAGATGGTGGCTTACCCCTCTATACAACTCATCCTACGAAACCCTGGATACTGCAATGGATGAGTTCACCACGGCTATTACGAACAACTTCCGCAGGCAAGCAAGAAGAGGTTTTAATACCTCAGGGACAGATAGAGTCACGGGAACAGTAAACGAAACCACCATCTGTACCGTCTTTGACTGGCGCTGGATTTTACTACCAGCTGGCTTGATGGCAATCACAATGGCGTTATTGATCCACGTTGTTGTTCAAAGCTACACCAACACAACATTGCCTATCTGGAAGACATCCGTTCTGCCGCTGTTGTTCTACGGGCCCAATGTCTTGAACGACCAGACTCGTGAAACTGACGTGGATGAGCTCCAGAGACATGCAGGGAAAATAAAGGTGGAAttcaaggatgatgatggcatTAGGTTGCGGAGAATTGATACCACAGCAACGGAGAGTTGAGCATTTGAGACAGACTACCTGCTCAAGTCTTCCCTGAGAAATTCCCAACAAACTTTCTTTCGTTTTATGTTTTACATCTCAAATGTACCTAAATGTGACACTGACAACACAATGTG
This Fusarium poae strain DAOMC 252244 chromosome 3, whole genome shotgun sequence DNA region includes the following protein-coding sequences:
- a CDS encoding hypothetical protein (TransMembrane:4 (i12-34o54-73i114-133o531-553i)) is translated as MQTPKISPVRSWSWEIISLLFALALLVAIIAVPAHYNDKVLKRWPYDISLNTTIAILSTFMRASMMLVVAELIGQMGWYSLRKPRPVSDLHHFDNASRGILGAIKLFWNVPPRLASIIAAIIIILSPAIAPFSQQAVRTVPCSREVSGSASLPISHYVPAPESSYRVSSAQREISNDMKATMINGLVNPNGKDINIEATCASGNCTFAENSQGVTHTSVAMCSSCLDTTEFIKLNITNEETGYPIVNYTLPNGLYFIPIRGRLLDTATGDVDWALGGVDSDFAEMTKRSITNLTILTSSQSACTNISRNEADCPEDRFTNDLPEPKHYRAQNAVAMTCALYPCLKHYHAQVKVGKLEEKVVNKEPLTPIEINLNDEGGGAAKNINRVTVQSPCLVDGEEYNFDNFSRMAESTEGASTVEIDGKNYTAPNQCIYEFGFGYSMGFGAFMRDTLFNRACNASYMVGSPADCGSRWWLTPLYNSSYETLDTAMDEFTTAITNNFRRQARRGFNTSGTDRVTGTVNETTICTVFDWRWILLPAGLMAITMALLIHVVVQSYTNTTLPIWKTSVLPLLFYGPNVLNDQTRETDVDELQRHAGKIKVEFKDDDGIRLRRIDTTATES